A genomic region of Nostoc sp. UHCC 0702 contains the following coding sequences:
- a CDS encoding glutathione S-transferase C-terminal domain-containing protein yields MSDQNTISSWEELLETAQKNTPARRVRRPGQSPSTAPIPSSLHKLPPDIEPPVLLYRDTNSWCPFCERVWFALEEKEIPFATEFIDLSNKPKWYTDLVPTTLVPAAKIEGKLVYESKDILLALEERFGPTLLPEDPEENAIARQWLEDAETNGFRDVAYKFLRQPPEDANELANLQAAFEAKLDELEQTLGKYPGPYFLSTFSIVDISYSPHLDRLAANLPVYRGYHLKGNPRYPRINAWFEALKQRPAYHRVKSDDITNNLLLRRRWGITPIGNLLPPDPVISQEIQFRAEAAERLTDNREVAIGDILKNSGVQALAVNGDTSAVKEAVDFHLRLLADYLINGNGTALPWGRVGGKDNADPLVAAVGAITLAYVRNRICAPRDMSAGAATAFRVAADKVLASLY; encoded by the coding sequence ATGTCAGATCAAAACACAATATCCAGTTGGGAAGAACTATTAGAAACTGCTCAAAAAAATACCCCTGCTCGACGCGTGCGTAGACCAGGACAATCGCCTTCTACCGCTCCCATCCCTAGCAGTCTTCACAAGCTGCCACCAGATATAGAACCACCAGTATTACTTTACCGTGATACCAACTCTTGGTGTCCTTTTTGTGAAAGGGTTTGGTTTGCTCTGGAAGAAAAGGAAATTCCGTTTGCAACGGAGTTCATCGACTTAAGTAACAAGCCTAAATGGTATACCGATTTAGTTCCTACAACTCTTGTCCCCGCTGCGAAAATTGAGGGCAAGTTAGTCTATGAATCTAAAGACATTCTTTTAGCATTGGAAGAACGATTTGGGCCAACCTTACTCCCTGAAGACCCAGAAGAAAACGCCATTGCGAGGCAGTGGCTTGAAGATGCTGAAACCAATGGTTTTAGGGATGTTGCCTACAAATTCCTCAGACAACCTCCTGAAGATGCTAATGAGTTAGCCAACCTACAGGCAGCTTTTGAAGCTAAATTAGACGAACTTGAACAAACTTTAGGAAAGTATCCTGGCCCCTACTTTTTGTCAACTTTTAGTATTGTAGATATTAGTTATAGTCCTCATCTAGACCGCTTAGCAGCTAACTTACCCGTTTATCGAGGATATCACCTCAAGGGAAATCCACGTTATCCTCGCATCAACGCCTGGTTTGAAGCACTTAAGCAGCGTCCTGCTTATCACCGCGTTAAATCGGATGATATTACTAACAATTTACTGCTACGTCGCAGATGGGGCATAACACCAATTGGTAATCTTTTACCCCCCGACCCAGTAATTAGCCAGGAAATTCAATTTCGAGCAGAAGCGGCTGAAAGATTGACTGATAACCGAGAAGTTGCCATTGGAGACATCCTGAAAAACTCTGGAGTGCAAGCATTGGCGGTAAATGGCGACACTTCAGCAGTCAAAGAAGCAGTTGATTTTCACCTGCGACTATTAGCTGACTATCTCATCAATGGCAATGGCACAGCATTACCGTGGGGGCGCGTAGGCGGTAAGGACAATGCCGACCCACTTGTGGCTGCTGTAGGGGCCATCACACTCGCCTATGTGAGAAATCGCATCTGTGCGCCCCGTGATATGAGTGCGGGTGCTGCAACTGCATTCCGGGTAGCAGCAGATAAGGTATTGGCATCGCTGTATTAG
- a CDS encoding glutathione S-transferase family protein produces MAEIKVYSAVTCPYAHRTRLVLQEKGIDFDLIEIDLQNKPEGFTQVSPYGKVPAITHGDNRVWESAVINEYLDEVFPEPSLLPKNPIDRAQARIWIDFANTRLVPAFSNLLRSSDSQKQEEAKQELYKHLEFIENEALGKLSKDGPYWFGESISLVDFTFYPWFERWPALKQYRGFRLPEEFSRVRQWKHALKERDSVKAIAKPKEFYIERYAKFASPTPVAV; encoded by the coding sequence ATGGCTGAAATCAAAGTCTACAGTGCAGTTACTTGTCCTTATGCTCACCGTACTCGTTTGGTACTCCAAGAGAAGGGCATTGACTTCGATTTGATTGAGATTGATTTGCAAAATAAGCCAGAAGGATTTACTCAGGTTTCTCCCTATGGCAAAGTGCCTGCAATTACTCATGGTGACAACCGAGTTTGGGAATCGGCAGTTATTAACGAATATCTAGATGAAGTATTTCCTGAACCTTCATTGTTACCTAAAAATCCTATCGATAGGGCACAGGCTCGCATCTGGATTGATTTTGCAAATACCAGATTAGTTCCTGCTTTTTCTAATCTTTTGCGAAGCTCAGATTCCCAAAAACAAGAAGAAGCTAAACAAGAACTATACAAACATCTGGAATTCATCGAAAACGAAGCTCTAGGAAAGCTCTCTAAAGACGGCCCCTACTGGTTTGGTGAATCTATCAGTTTGGTTGATTTCACCTTTTACCCTTGGTTTGAACGCTGGCCAGCACTCAAGCAGTATCGTGGCTTTAGGCTACCAGAGGAATTTAGCCGTGTACGCCAGTGGAAACATGCTCTGAAAGAACGTGATTCAGTAAAAGCGATCGCTAAACCCAAAGAATTCTACATTGAGCGATATGCTAAATTTGCTAGTCCTACTCCTGTAGCTGTCTAG
- a CDS encoding phosphatase yields the protein MSNTKKVSDDLSVTGQVTPEQLQQAAEEGFKSVLNLRSPNEAGFLSDEQQQAEAVGLQYANVPLKASESNQELTELAIQEIDNLPKPVLIHCAAGARAGGIALIATAINQGLTYEQITQKATELGLNLEQPHFKQFLLDKYIAKQAEKS from the coding sequence ATGAGTAATACTAAAAAGGTTAGTGACGACCTCAGCGTCACTGGACAAGTAACGCCTGAACAGCTACAACAAGCAGCCGAAGAGGGATTTAAATCGGTGCTAAACCTACGTTCTCCCAATGAAGCAGGTTTTTTAAGTGACGAACAGCAGCAAGCAGAGGCAGTTGGCTTGCAATATGCCAACGTCCCATTAAAGGCTTCAGAATCCAATCAGGAACTAACAGAGTTAGCTATTCAAGAGATTGATAACTTGCCCAAACCAGTTTTAATTCATTGTGCTGCTGGAGCAAGAGCTGGTGGCATTGCTTTGATTGCCACCGCTATTAATCAAGGCTTGACTTATGAACAAATTACTCAAAAAGCTACAGAACTCGGTCTTAATTTAGAACAACCGCATTTCAAGCAATTCCTACTTGATAAGTATATTGCTAAGCAGGCAGAAAAAAGTTAA